One genomic segment of Pedobacter endophyticus includes these proteins:
- a CDS encoding GtrA family protein has translation MYLNKYVQRFLPMAIKVVKYGVIGLFGMAIDFSLTYLLIESFSMDKFIASTIGFIIAVINNYLLNSKWTFGKQKNSSNSKFMCFFIIGLAGLAINYLSIFLLHTYGRVDIYLSKLVAVGIVFFWNFMTNYYITFKNSERMFT, from the coding sequence ATGTATTTAAACAAATACGTACAGCGTTTTCTCCCGATGGCAATCAAAGTAGTCAAATATGGCGTCATAGGGCTATTTGGAATGGCTATCGATTTCTCCTTGACATATTTGCTGATTGAGTCTTTTTCAATGGACAAGTTTATAGCTTCTACAATCGGTTTTATTATTGCAGTAATTAACAATTATCTTTTAAATTCAAAGTGGACATTTGGAAAACAAAAGAATTCTAGTAACAGCAAATTTATGTGTTTTTTTATAATTGGTCTTGCAGGTCTTGCTATTAATTATCTTTCGATATTTTTATTGCATACCTACGGTCGTGTGGATATTTACCTTAGTAAATTGGTAGCAGTAGGAATTGTTTTCTTCTGGAACTTCATGACGAACTATTATATAACCTTTAAAAATTCCGAAAGAATGTTCACTTAG